CCGCCGCTCGGCTGACCTGACTGACTAGGGCCGCTCGACGTCCGCAGCGATGGCGTGGCGGGGCTCGTAGAGGAGCACCTCGACGCCGCCGGGGAGGACCAGGGTGGCGACGACGCCGAACCCGGCGTCCTGGGGCTCGCCCTTCACCTCGACCCCGCGGCCCCGCAGCTCGGCCACCGTCGCCTCGATGTCGTCGCACATCAAGGACAGCTCGTGA
Above is a genomic segment from Acidimicrobiales bacterium containing:
- a CDS encoding VOC family protein, yielding MAIIGAHVLLYSPAAEELRAVLRDVIGWRHVDDGDGWLIFALPPAELGVHPGDKPAHELSLMCDDIEATVAELRGRGVEVKGEPQDAGFGVVATLVLPGGVEVLLYEPRHAIAADVERP